From the Leptospira biflexa serovar Patoc strain 'Patoc 1 (Paris)' genome, one window contains:
- a CDS encoding response regulator, which translates to MSRAILFVDDEQIILMSLKSQLKKHFGNEYRYETAQNTEEAWSIIEELAEEGIHILIIISDWLMPNQRGDEFLREVHKTYPDIKKIIISGHIDEHSLNQLKGEVDLHSFLNKTWSESDLIKKVEDAITKIA; encoded by the coding sequence GTGAGTCGTGCCATCCTCTTCGTCGATGACGAACAAATCATTCTGATGAGTTTGAAATCTCAGTTAAAAAAACATTTTGGGAACGAGTATCGTTATGAAACCGCCCAAAACACAGAAGAGGCATGGTCGATCATTGAAGAATTAGCCGAAGAAGGCATTCATATCCTCATCATCATTTCGGATTGGCTTATGCCGAACCAACGTGGTGATGAGTTTTTACGTGAAGTACACAAAACCTACCCCGACATCAAAAAAATCATTATTTCCGGTCATATCGATGAACATTCCCTCAACCAATTGAAAGGGGAAGTGGACCTCCATAGTTTTTTAAACAAAACTTGGTCGGAATCGGATTTAATCAAAAAAGTGGAAGACGCGATAACGAAGATTGCCTAG
- the thiM gene encoding hydroxyethylthiazole kinase, translated as MSQHILKNTIEDLELVRSKSPLVHNITNYVVMNNTANALLAIGASPIMAHAIEEVEEMVTICSATVINIGTLSEPWIQSMEKAAKKAVSLGKPLVLDPVGAGASNIRNAAIRRILDAGNPTIVRGNASEILSTLSSSGKTKGVDATDSSESAVETGKSLSKVTGGVVVISGATDFILKGTDMAQISNGDALMTKVTGLGCTASALCGAFAAVQKDQFRAATSAMAVMGIAGEMAKSKTASPGSFQVAFLDALYELNADTIKQKLNAK; from the coding sequence ATGTCTCAACACATTTTAAAAAATACCATCGAAGATTTAGAACTTGTTCGTTCCAAATCACCACTAGTTCATAATATTACGAATTACGTAGTGATGAATAACACTGCCAACGCCCTTCTTGCCATTGGTGCCTCACCCATTATGGCACATGCCATCGAAGAAGTGGAAGAAATGGTGACAATCTGTTCGGCAACTGTCATCAATATTGGAACCCTTTCGGAACCATGGATCCAAAGTATGGAAAAAGCCGCAAAAAAGGCAGTTTCCTTAGGTAAACCATTGGTTCTTGACCCAGTGGGAGCTGGTGCAAGTAACATTCGTAATGCGGCAATCCGTAGGATCTTAGATGCGGGGAACCCGACCATTGTCCGTGGAAATGCTTCTGAAATCCTATCCACACTCTCTTCCTCTGGGAAAACCAAGGGAGTGGATGCAACGGACTCTTCTGAATCAGCAGTGGAGACTGGCAAATCCTTATCCAAGGTCACTGGTGGAGTGGTTGTGATCAGTGGAGCCACTGATTTTATCTTAAAAGGTACGGACATGGCCCAAATCTCCAATGGAGATGCCTTAATGACAAAGGTCACAGGACTCGGTTGCACTGCCTCTGCACTTTGTGGTGCCTTTGCCGCTGTGCAAAAAGACCAGTTCCGTGCGGCCACCTCTGCCATGGCGGTCATGGGAATTGCAGGCGAAATGGCAAAATCCAAAACGGCAAGTCCTGGCAGTTTCCAAGTGGCATTCCTTGATGCCCTGTATGAACTGAATGCAGATACCATTAAACAAAAGTTAAATGCAAAATAA
- the thiE gene encoding thiamine phosphate synthase, with protein sequence MQNKIQGVYLVTDRPLCLHHKLEEVVQMAASGGVSLVQLREKDSTSREFLELAIHLKFILSPFQVPLLINDRVDLCLASGADGVHLGQTDLPWLEARRILGKDAIIGLSIETKEDFATLTKEDPNPQLEYLAVSPVFDTPTKTNTKEALGLAGVRWLKEKTDIPVVAIGGINISNAKDVIGAGADMIAVVSAICSAKNPKEATVALRNQF encoded by the coding sequence ATGCAAAATAAAATCCAAGGGGTGTATCTTGTCACAGATAGACCCCTTTGCCTCCACCATAAACTGGAAGAAGTGGTGCAAATGGCCGCTTCTGGTGGAGTTTCCCTTGTCCAACTCAGGGAAAAGGATTCCACCTCTCGTGAATTTTTAGAACTTGCCATCCACCTAAAATTCATCCTAAGCCCCTTCCAAGTCCCCCTCCTCATCAATGACCGAGTGGATCTGTGTTTGGCATCAGGTGCCGATGGGGTCCACCTAGGGCAAACAGACCTTCCTTGGTTAGAAGCAAGGCGGATCCTCGGAAAGGACGCCATCATTGGACTCTCCATTGAAACAAAAGAAGACTTTGCCACACTGACAAAAGAAGATCCAAATCCTCAATTGGAGTATTTGGCAGTATCCCCTGTGTTTGATACACCCACTAAAACCAATACCAAAGAAGCACTAGGACTAGCAGGCGTTCGCTGGCTAAAAGAAAAAACAGACATTCCCGTTGTGGCCATAGGTGGCATCAACATTTCCAATGCAAAGGATGTGATTGGCGCGGGGGCCGATATGATTGCCGTTGTCAGTGCGATTTGTTCAGCTAAAAACCCAAAAGAAGCGACTGTAGCCTTACGAAATCAATTCTAA
- the queG gene encoding tRNA epoxyqueuosine(34) reductase QueG, producing the protein MTMPPFPNQVQIKSLCTKVGFSLVGFTKAEIPKKDLSYLETWIAEKKYGNMDWFAKDHAIAIRNRFENLGFTPRSAICLGFVYRSEKAERLVSQMDRKVSRYALGTDYHILLRKKGNQILKELRSLYPESHFRQSVDSLPIAEKILTRESGVVWQGKHTNLIHPKLGSYFFLSVILTDLELGESPPEERTTDHCGSCRRCLDVCPTNALEPYQLDASKCISYLTIEDRNATEVTDQFLKWDRRSWVYGCDLCQEVCPWNEGIAKRNQVETSEPGFLPREFWNDPSFPSKEFLSEAEFKEYFENSPIERIGVSIWNRNQVTKKNS; encoded by the coding sequence TAGTTGGGTTTACCAAAGCAGAAATACCAAAAAAAGACCTCTCGTATTTAGAGACTTGGATTGCAGAAAAGAAGTATGGGAATATGGACTGGTTTGCCAAAGACCATGCCATTGCCATTCGCAATCGATTTGAGAATTTGGGATTTACCCCACGATCTGCGATTTGTTTGGGGTTTGTGTATCGATCGGAAAAGGCGGAACGTTTGGTTTCCCAAATGGATCGTAAGGTTTCTCGTTATGCCTTAGGCACCGACTACCATATCCTCCTCCGAAAGAAAGGAAACCAAATTCTAAAGGAACTGCGAAGTCTCTATCCCGAATCTCATTTCCGCCAATCAGTGGATAGTTTGCCCATTGCTGAAAAAATTCTCACTAGGGAATCGGGTGTGGTATGGCAAGGCAAACACACGAACCTCATCCATCCCAAATTAGGATCCTATTTTTTTCTCTCCGTGATCCTCACCGATTTAGAGTTAGGTGAATCACCTCCCGAGGAAAGAACCACTGACCATTGTGGGAGTTGCCGGCGCTGTTTGGATGTTTGTCCCACAAATGCTTTGGAGCCATATCAGCTGGATGCATCTAAATGTATTTCTTACCTTACGATCGAAGACAGAAATGCAACTGAAGTCACAGATCAGTTTTTAAAATGGGATCGGAGGTCTTGGGTCTATGGATGTGATTTATGCCAGGAAGTTTGTCCCTGGAATGAAGGGATCGCCAAACGAAACCAGGTGGAAACGAGTGAACCTGGATTTTTGCCACGGGAATTTTGGAACGATCCCTCTTTCCCATCCAAAGAGTTTTTATCGGAAGCGGAATTTAAGGAATACTTTGAGAATTCTCCCATCGAACGGATCGGTGTCTCCATTTGGAACCGAAACCAAGTGACAAAAAAAAATTCTTAG